TGCCCTACCGCGCGAATATCGCGGCGCTGAAGGCGGCGGGCTGCACCGACATCCTCTCGATTTCGGCCTGCGGGTCGCTGCAGGAAAAGTACGCGCCGGGTGATTTCGTGGCCGTGGACCAGTTCATCGACCGCACCTTCGCGCGCGAGAAGACTTTCTTCGGCGTGGGCATGGTGGGGCATGTCTCGATGGCGCAGCCGGTTTGCGCCCGTCTGTCGGCGCTCGCCGGCGATGCGGTCGCAGCCGCAGGCGGCAAGGTGCACCGGAGCGGCACCTATCTCGCAATGGAAGGCCCGCAATTCTCTTCCCTCGCGGAGTCGAGGCTGTACCGTCAATGGGGCTGCGACGTGATCGGGATGACCAACATGCCGGAAGCCAAGCTCGCCCGGGAAGCCGAGCTGCCCTATGCGACGCTGGCGATGGTCACCGACTATGACTGCTGGCGCGCCGAGACCGAGGCCGTGACTGTAACCAACGTGCTCGAAGTCATGCACCAGAACAGCGCGCTCGCGCGCCGCGCGATTGTCGAGCTGGCCGGTACCCTTAACGGAACGCCGCGTACGCCCTCGCCGCAAGGCATTGAATCCTGCCTCGATTTTGCGCTCATCACGGCGCCGGATGCCCGCGATCCTGAATTTCTTGATAAGTTGCGGGTGATTGCAGGCCGTGCCCTCGACGGCTAAGAGTTGCGGGTGCGTCCCTGAACTGGCGCGTACCTTGCTTGCCTCGGCAGGCCTCGGGGGATCTCAGAATGAGCGAAGCACAATTCTATACCTTCCTGACCGGTGGCCTCGGCCTCCTGGTCGCGCTGATGACGCTCGTTTCCTGGCACCTCTGGCGGATGCGCGAGGACGCGCGCGCCGGGCGCCAGTCTGCGCTGGAAGGCATCAGCCACGAGATGCGCATCAACCTGCAGCGGATGGTCAGCGAGCTGTCGCAGGTCGCAGGTAATCCGGCCGTCGGTCCGGACGTGCTGCTGCCGATTAGCCATCCCCAGCTCGACGGTGTCAACCGGGCGCTGATCAATGCCAACCGCAACGGCATCGCCGTGATTGGCGTCACCTATCAGGAACTGGAGGCCCGCAAGCTGTCGCTGCGCGCACAGCTCGCGCAAGGCAATGCGCCGGGCAACGTGCTGGACGACGCGATGGATGCGGCCATCAACGGGATTGCGGCCCTCTATTTCTGGGAAGTGCATCACGGCGCCCTGCCGGCCGAGATCGGCCGGGTGCGCAGCTGGGATGTGCGGGACTGGATGAAAGCCCACGGCTTCAAGGCCGAAGCGTTCCCGGGCATGCACCTGCGCGATGAGGTGGTCGAACGGCTGCGCATGTACGGTCTTGAACTGACGCCGAAGCCGCTGACCCACACTGCGTGGGAGTATTACAACATGCATTACGACCGGCAGGCTGACCGCGATAGCCCGCTTGGCCGCCGGCGCGCGCCGAAGCCCGAACCTGAGCCGGCCGGCGAGACCGAAGAGGCGGACGAGGCGCCGCGCGAGAAGCGCAACCTGTTCGGCTTTGGCCGCAAGGCCGCCAATGACGTGCCGCCGGATGACGTCGAGATTGACCTGCCCGAGGACGAGACCGAGCCGCTTTCCGGTGAAATCGTCGAGGATGACGGCGCGTATGCCGACGAGGCGCCCGCCGAAGGTCCGGAAAAAGTCACCAACTAGGCCGGCTTGCCGCCGGGCGACGCCTTGTGCGCCGGCCCGTTTCAGGTTCTGCCTGACTGCAACAGCCTGAAGGAGTTACCCGCGCATGGTCCGTTCCATTCTTGCCGGCGCCGCTTTCCTGTTCGTTGCGGCCTGCGCCACCGCGCCCGCTGCGCTGACGGACAAGGAGAAGGCGAGCGAAACCGCGGCTATCACCGCCCTGCTGGAAGCCCAGGATGTGGCCTGGAACAAGGGCGATATCGACGGTTTCATGCAAGGCTACTGGCAGTCGCCCGATCTGCGCTTCGCCTCGGGGGGGACTGTCACGCGCGGCTATGACCAGACGGTCGCCCGCTACAAGACCACCTATTCGACGCCGGGCCTGATGGGCACGCTCGAGACAGGCGACCACGAGATCATCGTCCTGTCGCCGGATGCGGCCATCGCGCATGGACACTGGCAGCTGACGCGGGCCGTGGATGCGCCGTCCGGGCTCTACACGCTGGTGCTGCGCAAGATCGACGGCAACTGGCGTATCGTCTCGGACACGACCACGTCGGCCGAGTGATCCGCGTGTAATCGCTGGCCGCCAGAAGGCGGGTTGGCAGGCGCGGCGGCTCAGGGCAAACACCGCGCGTCAAAATGGGATTGCAACAGGGGACCGCTTGAATGGCGCGTGCAACACTGGATTTTGAAACAAGCAATTCGGCGATTGAGGCCTTCCTCGAGCGCCCCGTGATCCGCACCACGATCACGACGCTGATCATCGTCAACGCCATCGTCCTCGGCCTGCTGACCTACCGCGCCTCGTTCTCGCCGGACGTTGTGACGCTGCTCGAATTTCTCGACAACGCCATCACCTGGCTGTTCGTCGCGGAGATCGCGCTGAAGCTTTATGTCTATCGCTGGCAGTTCTTCAAGGAAGGCTGGAGCGTGTTCGACTTCACGGTGGTCGGCGTTTCGCTGATCCCTGGGGCGTCGGCCTTTACGGTGCTGCGGGCGCTCCGGGTGCTGAGGGTTCTCCGGCTCCTGCGCTTCGTGCCGATGATGAAACGCATCACCGAAGCGCTGCTGAAGTCGATCCCCGGGATGGGCGCGATCCTCGCGGTCATCATCCTCGTCATCTATGTCGGGGCCGTGATGGCCACCAACATGTATGGCAACACGGTCAACGCCGAAGTGCACGACATGTTTGGCGCGCTGCCGGATTCGGCGCTCACCCTGTTCCAGCTGATGACCATGGATGGCTGGTCGGAAATCCTCGGCGCCGTCACCGATGACGGCCATCCCTATGCCTGGGTCTTCTTCATTGTCTTCATCTTCATCGGCAGCTTTGCCATCCTGAACCTGTTCATCGCCCTGGTTGTCGAAGCGCTGACCAACGAACAGAAGGCGGCGCTCGAGGAGATCCACGAGCGCGATACGGCGCTCGAAGATACGCTCG
The genomic region above belongs to Acidobacteriota bacterium and contains:
- a CDS encoding nuclear transport factor 2 family protein produces the protein MVRSILAGAAFLFVAACATAPAALTDKEKASETAAITALLEAQDVAWNKGDIDGFMQGYWQSPDLRFASGGTVTRGYDQTVARYKTTYSTPGLMGTLETGDHEIIVLSPDAAIAHGHWQLTRAVDAPSGLYTLVLRKIDGNWRIVSDTTTSAE
- the mtnP gene encoding S-methyl-5'-thioadenosine phosphorylase, which codes for MTLWTIGIIGGSGLYDLDGMQDRESVDGRTAWGEPSGKLVRGRIGDVKFVFLPRHGQGHRITPTDVPYRANIAALKAAGCTDILSISACGSLQEKYAPGDFVAVDQFIDRTFAREKTFFGVGMVGHVSMAQPVCARLSALAGDAVAAAGGKVHRSGTYLAMEGPQFSSLAESRLYRQWGCDVIGMTNMPEAKLAREAELPYATLAMVTDYDCWRAETEAVTVTNVLEVMHQNSALARRAIVELAGTLNGTPRTPSPQGIESCLDFALITAPDARDPEFLDKLRVIAGRALDG
- a CDS encoding ion transporter, translating into MARATLDFETSNSAIEAFLERPVIRTTITTLIIVNAIVLGLLTYRASFSPDVVTLLEFLDNAITWLFVAEIALKLYVYRWQFFKEGWSVFDFTVVGVSLIPGASAFTVLRALRVLRVLRLLRFVPMMKRITEALLKSIPGMGAILAVIILVIYVGAVMATNMYGNTVNAEVHDMFGALPDSALTLFQLMTMDGWSEILGAVTDDGHPYAWVFFIVFIFIGSFAILNLFIALVVEALTNEQKAALEEIHERDTALEDTLEQVEDDLEEAETNRAEMMKMMREMHSEIQSLKAMLAARNG